A genomic region of Burkholderia humptydooensis contains the following coding sequences:
- the hpnH gene encoding adenosyl-hopene transferase HpnH produces MSIPLLQQVRVGAYIVRQHLSGNKRYPLALMLEPLFRCNLACNGCGKIDYPDPILNQRLSVDECLQAVDECGAPVVSIAGGEPLLHKEMPDIVKGIMKRKKFVYLCTNALLMEKKMDDYEPSPYFVWSVHLDGDKDAHDHSVSQEGVYDKAVAAIKEAKRRGFRVNINCTLFNDAIPERVAKFFDTLGPIGVDGITVSPGYAYERAPDQQHFLNRDKTKNLFREVFKRGEGGKRWSFSQSSLFLDFLAGNQTYKCTPWGNPARTVFGWQKPCYLVGEGYVKTFKELMESTDWDKYGVGNYEKCADCMVHCGFEATAVMDTIAHPLKALKVSMSGIRTEGAFAPDIPIDNQRPAEYVFSRHVEIKLEEIQRAGKGKLQKSPKPAATA; encoded by the coding sequence TTGTCTATTCCGCTGCTCCAACAAGTGCGCGTCGGCGCATACATCGTGCGCCAGCACCTGTCCGGCAACAAGCGCTATCCGCTCGCGCTGATGCTCGAGCCCCTCTTCCGCTGCAACCTCGCCTGCAACGGCTGCGGCAAGATCGATTATCCGGACCCGATCCTGAACCAGCGCCTGTCCGTCGACGAATGCCTGCAGGCCGTCGACGAATGCGGCGCGCCCGTCGTGTCGATCGCGGGCGGCGAGCCGCTCCTGCACAAGGAAATGCCGGACATCGTCAAGGGCATCATGAAGCGCAAGAAGTTCGTCTATCTGTGCACGAACGCGCTGCTGATGGAAAAGAAGATGGACGACTACGAGCCGAGCCCGTACTTCGTCTGGTCGGTCCACCTCGACGGCGACAAGGACGCGCACGACCACTCCGTGTCGCAGGAAGGCGTGTACGACAAGGCGGTCGCGGCGATCAAGGAAGCGAAGCGCCGCGGCTTCCGCGTGAACATCAACTGCACGCTGTTCAACGACGCGATCCCCGAGCGCGTCGCGAAATTCTTCGATACGCTCGGGCCGATCGGCGTGGACGGCATCACCGTGTCGCCGGGCTATGCGTACGAGCGCGCGCCGGACCAGCAGCACTTCCTGAACCGCGACAAGACGAAGAACCTGTTCCGCGAGGTGTTCAAGCGCGGCGAAGGCGGCAAGCGCTGGTCGTTCAGCCAGTCGTCGCTGTTCCTCGATTTCCTGGCCGGCAACCAGACGTACAAGTGCACGCCGTGGGGCAACCCGGCGCGCACGGTGTTCGGCTGGCAGAAGCCGTGCTACCTGGTCGGCGAAGGCTACGTGAAGACCTTCAAGGAGCTGATGGAATCGACCGACTGGGACAAGTACGGCGTCGGCAATTACGAGAAGTGCGCGGACTGCATGGTCCACTGCGGCTTCGAGGCCACCGCCGTGATGGATACGATCGCGCATCCGCTGAAGGCGCTGAAGGTGTCGATGAGCGGCATCCGGACCGAAGGCGCGTTCGCGCCGGACATTCCGATCGACAACCAGCGTCCGGCCGAGTACGTGTTCTCGCGCCACGTCGAGATCAAGCTCGAAGAAATCCAGCGCGCGGGCAAGGGCAAGCTGCAGAAGTCGCCGAAGCCGGCCGCGACGGCCTGA
- the ispH gene encoding 4-hydroxy-3-methylbut-2-enyl diphosphate reductase — protein MRVILAQPRGFCAGVVRAIEIVERALQQHGAPVYVRHEIVHNRHVVENLRNKGARFVEELDEVPHGAVAIFSAHGVAQTVEKDAEARGLDVLDATCPLVTKVHVQGRQYVAADRRLILIGHAGHPEVEGTIGQIPAEVILVQSEAEVDTLTLPADTPVAYVTQTTLSVDDTRGIIEALHRRFTDIVGPDTRDICYATQNRQAAVRELSEQVDVLLVVGATNSSNSNRLREIGTESGVPSYLVADGSEIRAEWFASARAVGLTAGASAPEEMVEDVIAALRALGPVEVATMSGREEKVEFKLPAKLMQAVAREV, from the coding sequence ATGCGAGTCATCCTTGCCCAGCCTCGCGGCTTTTGTGCGGGGGTTGTCCGCGCGATCGAGATCGTCGAGCGCGCGCTGCAACAGCATGGCGCGCCGGTCTATGTACGTCACGAGATCGTCCATAATCGGCACGTCGTTGAAAACCTGAGAAATAAAGGGGCGCGATTCGTTGAGGAACTCGACGAAGTGCCGCACGGCGCCGTGGCCATCTTCAGCGCGCACGGCGTCGCCCAGACCGTCGAGAAGGATGCCGAGGCCCGCGGCCTCGACGTCCTCGACGCGACCTGCCCGCTCGTCACGAAGGTGCACGTGCAGGGGCGCCAGTACGTCGCGGCCGACCGCCGGCTGATCCTGATCGGCCACGCCGGCCATCCGGAAGTCGAAGGCACGATCGGCCAGATTCCGGCCGAGGTGATCCTCGTGCAGAGCGAGGCCGAGGTCGACACGCTGACGCTGCCGGCCGACACGCCCGTCGCGTACGTCACGCAGACGACGCTGTCGGTGGACGACACGCGCGGCATCATCGAGGCGCTGCACCGCCGGTTCACCGACATCGTCGGCCCGGACACGCGCGACATCTGCTACGCGACGCAGAACCGCCAGGCGGCGGTGCGCGAGCTGAGCGAACAGGTCGACGTGCTGCTCGTCGTCGGCGCGACGAACAGCTCGAACTCGAACCGGCTGCGCGAAATCGGCACCGAAAGCGGCGTGCCGAGCTATCTCGTCGCGGACGGCTCGGAAATCCGCGCTGAATGGTTCGCGAGCGCGCGCGCGGTGGGCCTCACGGCCGGCGCGTCGGCGCCCGAGGAAATGGTCGAGGATGTGATCGCCGCGCTGCGCGCGCTCGGCCCGGTCGAGGTCGCGACGATGTCGGGACGCGAGGAAAAAGTCGAATTCAAGCTGCCGGCGAAGCTCATGCAAGCTGTCGCCCGCGAAGTTTAA
- a CDS encoding acylphosphatase, translated as MSGDDLDERIETYYVRVRGVVQGVGFRHATVREAHALKLRGWVANLDDGSVEAMLQGPAPQIDRMLAWLRHGPSAAHVTEVTFEERQTDKRFERFQQH; from the coding sequence ATGAGCGGCGACGATCTGGACGAGCGGATCGAAACCTATTACGTGCGGGTGCGCGGCGTGGTGCAGGGCGTGGGCTTTCGGCACGCGACCGTGCGCGAGGCGCATGCGCTGAAGCTGCGCGGCTGGGTCGCGAATCTCGACGACGGCTCGGTCGAGGCGATGCTGCAGGGCCCCGCGCCGCAGATCGACCGGATGCTCGCGTGGCTGCGTCACGGCCCGAGCGCCGCGCACGTGACCGAAGTGACGTTCGAGGAGCGCCAGACCGACAAGCGCTTCGAGCGCTTCCAGCAGCATTGA
- a CDS encoding aspartate aminotransferase family protein yields the protein MEIRHGVNLARARALAARERDAFERAMPKSRALSAEAAQHLLFGVPLHWMRDWSTPFSLYVDHARGAHFTDVDGHRYVDFCLGDTGAMFGHAPEPVARALAEQATRGYTTMLPSADAAWVGAELARRFGLPYWQFALSASDANRFVLRWARAATGRKHIVVFNGCYHGTVDDVFVDLVDGRPVQRDSLLGQAHDLLAYTRVVEFNDLAALEAALKDGDVACVLAEPALTNIGMVLPDPDFWREARALTRRHGTLLAIDETHTISSGPGGYASAHGLDADLLVVGKPIGGGVPCAVYGFSASFAERAQHAKASAPPGHSGIGTTLTANMLAMRAIRATLADVMTAAAYAHMFDLAARLAAGLEQAIARRGLPWCVTRIGARTEFQFAPTPPRNGTIAGMQLDGELEHIVHLYLLNRGVLITPFHNMMLVCPETTAEDVDRLVAAFDACIGEMLDTGPIISPELIKT from the coding sequence TTGGAGATTCGCCACGGAGTCAACCTGGCGCGCGCCCGCGCGCTCGCCGCACGCGAACGCGACGCGTTCGAACGGGCGATGCCGAAATCGCGCGCGCTCTCGGCCGAAGCGGCGCAGCATCTGCTGTTCGGCGTGCCGCTGCACTGGATGCGCGACTGGTCGACGCCGTTCTCGCTGTACGTCGATCACGCGCGCGGCGCGCATTTCACCGACGTCGACGGCCATCGCTACGTCGATTTCTGTCTCGGCGACACGGGCGCGATGTTCGGCCATGCACCCGAGCCCGTCGCGCGCGCGCTCGCCGAGCAGGCGACGCGCGGCTACACGACGATGCTGCCGAGCGCGGACGCCGCGTGGGTCGGCGCCGAACTCGCGCGCCGCTTCGGGCTGCCGTACTGGCAGTTCGCGCTGAGCGCAAGCGACGCGAACCGCTTCGTGCTGCGCTGGGCGCGCGCGGCGACGGGCCGCAAGCACATCGTCGTGTTCAACGGCTGCTACCACGGCACCGTCGACGACGTGTTCGTCGATCTCGTCGACGGCCGGCCGGTGCAGCGCGACAGCCTGCTCGGCCAGGCGCACGATCTGCTCGCGTACACGCGCGTCGTCGAATTCAACGATCTCGCCGCGCTCGAAGCCGCGCTGAAGGACGGTGACGTCGCATGCGTGCTCGCCGAGCCGGCGCTGACGAACATCGGCATGGTGCTGCCCGATCCCGACTTCTGGCGCGAAGCGCGCGCGCTGACGCGCCGTCACGGCACGCTGCTCGCGATCGACGAAACCCATACGATCAGCAGCGGCCCCGGCGGCTACGCGAGCGCGCACGGGCTCGACGCGGATCTGCTCGTCGTCGGCAAGCCGATCGGCGGCGGCGTGCCGTGCGCGGTGTACGGCTTCAGCGCGTCGTTCGCCGAGCGCGCGCAGCACGCGAAGGCGAGCGCGCCGCCCGGCCATTCCGGCATCGGCACGACGCTGACCGCGAACATGCTCGCGATGCGCGCGATCCGCGCGACGCTCGCCGACGTGATGACGGCCGCCGCGTATGCGCACATGTTCGATCTCGCGGCGCGGCTCGCGGCCGGGCTCGAGCAGGCGATCGCGCGGCGCGGGCTGCCGTGGTGCGTGACGCGGATCGGCGCGCGCACCGAATTCCAGTTCGCACCGACGCCGCCGCGCAACGGCACGATCGCCGGCATGCAGCTCGACGGCGAGCTCGAGCACATCGTGCATCTGTATCTGCTGAACCGCGGCGTGCTGATCACGCCGTTTCACAACATGATGCTCGTGTGCCCGGAAACGACCGCGGAAGACGTCGATCGGCTGGTGGCCGCGTTCGATGCATGCATCGGCGAGATGCTCGACACCGGGCCAATTATCTCGCCCGAGTTAATTAAAACCTGA
- a CDS encoding DOPA 4,5-dioxygenase family protein: protein MTSSDVAAITGWHAHVYFDASSRDAAWALRETVERRFGAAVQLGRFHERLVGPHPAWSYQIAFGPAQFAEVVPWLTLHHGELDVFLHPNTGDELHDHRDAAVWIGRSHALNLDALKS, encoded by the coding sequence ATGACATCATCCGACGTCGCCGCCATCACCGGCTGGCATGCCCACGTCTATTTCGACGCATCGAGCCGCGACGCGGCGTGGGCCCTTCGCGAAACCGTCGAACGCCGCTTCGGCGCGGCCGTGCAGCTCGGCCGCTTCCACGAGCGCCTCGTCGGCCCGCATCCGGCGTGGTCGTATCAGATCGCGTTCGGGCCGGCGCAATTCGCCGAAGTCGTGCCGTGGCTCACGCTGCATCACGGCGAGCTCGACGTGTTCCTGCATCCGAACACGGGAGACGAACTGCACGATCATCGCGACGCCGCGGTCTGGATCGGCCGCTCGCATGCGTTGAATCTCGATGCGCTGAAGTCTTAA
- a CDS encoding transcriptional regulator: protein MPTLEEKTAFAERLKFALQRSPEKIAGATALALHFNLRHRGEHPISPQTAHKWLTGRTVPTPDKLRTLADWLRVDLHWLHYGPPPGAPGGKTQAPLRRDEQYAPTQETIELASKIEALSPHHRYLMQELIEHFYGDPSKRR, encoded by the coding sequence ATGCCGACGCTCGAAGAAAAAACGGCGTTCGCAGAACGCCTGAAATTCGCCCTGCAGCGCAGTCCGGAGAAAATCGCCGGTGCGACCGCTCTCGCGCTGCACTTCAATCTGCGGCATCGCGGCGAACATCCGATTTCACCGCAGACCGCGCATAAATGGCTGACGGGCCGCACGGTCCCGACGCCCGACAAGCTGCGCACGCTCGCCGACTGGCTGCGCGTCGATCTGCACTGGCTCCATTACGGCCCGCCGCCCGGCGCGCCCGGCGGCAAAACGCAAGCGCCGCTGCGACGCGACGAGCAATATGCGCCGACGCAGGAGACGATCGAGCTGGCGTCGAAAATCGAGGCGCTTTCGCCGCATCATCGTTATCTGATGCAGGAATTGATCGAGCATTTCTACGGCGATCCGTCGAAGCGGCGCTGA
- a CDS encoding carbon starvation CstA family protein, whose protein sequence is MNRASGYLIWIAVALLGAFAFGTIALAHGERVSALWIVIAAVCVYLIAYRFYSRFIASKVVQLDGLRMTPAVKYNDGLDYVPTNKYVLFGHHFAAIAGAGPLVGPVLAAQMGYTPGMLWILAGVVFAGAVQDFIVLFISTRRDGRSLGDLVKMELGTVPGVIALFGAFLIMVIILAVLALIVVKALTNSPWGTFTVAATIPIALLMGVYTRYIRPGRIGEVSIIGFVLLMVSIAYGQHVHDSPTLAAWFTFSGTQLTWILIGYGFVASVLPVWLLLAPRDYLSTFLKIGTIVGLAIGILIVAPELKMPALTKFIDGTGPVWSGNLFPFLFITIACGAVSGFHSLISSGTTPKLLDNETNARFIGYGAMLMESFVAIMALVAACVIEPGVYFAMNAPAAVLGTTPEAVANTVTQWGFMLTPDMLTQTAKAVGETTIIARAGGAPTLAVGMAQILHQVIGGEAMMAFWYHFAILFEALFILTAVDAGTRAGRFMLQDLLGTFHPALKRTESLPANLIATALCVAAWGYFLYQGVVDPLGGINTLWPLFGISNQMLAAIALVLGTVVLFKMKRERYAWVTIVPTAWLLICTLTAGWQKVFDANPKVSFLAHAAKLQAAAADGKVLAPAKSLAQMQRIIFNDYVDAALSALFILVVASIAVYGVIAVARARRAAQPTSRETPYEAMPAAQALGSGR, encoded by the coding sequence ATGAATCGGGCTTCCGGTTATTTGATCTGGATCGCCGTCGCGCTGCTCGGCGCATTCGCGTTCGGCACGATCGCGCTCGCGCACGGCGAGCGGGTCAGCGCGCTATGGATCGTGATCGCCGCCGTTTGCGTGTATTTGATTGCATACCGCTTCTACAGCCGCTTCATCGCGAGCAAGGTCGTGCAGCTCGACGGCCTGCGGATGACGCCCGCCGTCAAGTACAACGACGGTCTCGATTACGTACCGACCAACAAGTACGTGCTGTTCGGCCATCACTTCGCCGCGATCGCTGGCGCGGGGCCGCTCGTCGGCCCGGTGCTCGCCGCGCAGATGGGCTACACGCCCGGGATGCTGTGGATTCTCGCGGGCGTCGTGTTCGCGGGCGCGGTGCAGGACTTCATCGTGCTGTTCATCTCGACGCGCCGCGACGGCCGCTCGCTCGGCGATCTCGTCAAGATGGAGCTCGGTACGGTGCCCGGCGTGATCGCGCTGTTCGGCGCGTTCCTGATCATGGTGATCATTCTCGCGGTGCTCGCGCTGATCGTCGTGAAGGCGCTGACGAACTCGCCGTGGGGCACGTTCACCGTTGCCGCGACGATTCCGATCGCGCTCCTGATGGGCGTCTACACGCGCTACATCCGGCCAGGCCGGATCGGCGAAGTGTCGATCATCGGCTTCGTGCTGCTGATGGTGTCGATCGCGTACGGCCAGCACGTGCACGATTCGCCGACGCTCGCCGCGTGGTTCACGTTCAGCGGCACGCAGCTCACGTGGATCCTGATCGGCTACGGCTTCGTCGCGTCGGTGCTGCCGGTGTGGCTGCTGCTCGCGCCGCGCGACTACCTGTCGACGTTCCTGAAGATCGGCACGATCGTCGGGCTCGCGATCGGCATCCTGATCGTCGCGCCGGAGCTGAAGATGCCGGCGCTCACGAAGTTCATCGACGGCACGGGCCCGGTCTGGTCGGGCAACCTGTTTCCGTTCCTGTTCATCACGATCGCGTGCGGCGCGGTGTCGGGCTTCCATTCGCTGATCTCGTCGGGCACGACGCCGAAGCTGCTCGACAACGAGACCAACGCGCGCTTCATCGGCTACGGCGCGATGCTGATGGAATCGTTCGTCGCGATCATGGCGCTCGTCGCCGCGTGCGTGATCGAGCCGGGCGTCTATTTCGCGATGAACGCGCCGGCCGCCGTGCTCGGCACGACGCCGGAAGCGGTCGCGAACACCGTCACGCAATGGGGCTTCATGCTGACGCCCGACATGCTCACGCAGACGGCCAAGGCGGTCGGCGAGACGACGATCATCGCGCGCGCCGGCGGCGCGCCGACGCTCGCGGTCGGCATGGCGCAGATCCTGCACCAGGTGATTGGCGGCGAGGCGATGATGGCGTTCTGGTATCACTTCGCGATCCTGTTCGAAGCGCTGTTCATCCTGACGGCCGTCGACGCGGGCACGCGCGCGGGCCGCTTCATGCTGCAGGATTTGCTCGGCACGTTCCACCCCGCGCTCAAGCGCACCGAATCGCTGCCGGCGAACCTGATCGCGACCGCGCTGTGTGTCGCCGCATGGGGCTACTTCCTGTATCAGGGCGTGGTCGATCCGCTCGGCGGCATCAACACGCTGTGGCCGCTGTTCGGCATCTCGAACCAGATGCTCGCCGCGATCGCGCTGGTGCTCGGCACCGTCGTGCTGTTCAAGATGAAGCGCGAGCGTTATGCATGGGTGACGATCGTGCCGACTGCGTGGCTGCTGATCTGCACGCTGACGGCCGGCTGGCAGAAGGTGTTCGATGCGAATCCGAAGGTCAGCTTCCTCGCGCACGCGGCGAAGCTGCAGGCGGCGGCCGCCGACGGCAAGGTGCTCGCGCCCGCGAAGTCGCTCGCGCAGATGCAGCGGATCATCTTCAACGACTACGTGGACGCGGCGCTGTCGGCGCTGTTCATTCTGGTCGTCGCGAGCATTGCGGTGTACGGCGTGATCGCGGTCGCGCGCGCGCGCCGCGCCGCGCAGCCGACGTCGCGCGAGACGCCGTACGAGGCGATGCCGGCCGCGCAGGCGCTCGGCAGCGGACGCTAG
- the hpnA gene encoding hopanoid-associated sugar epimerase: protein MTDTQRDLVLVTGASGFVGSAVARAARRQGYRVRVLVRQTSPRTNVADLDAEIATGDMRDEASMRAALRGVRYLLHVAADYRLWAPDPLEIERANLEGAVATMRAALAEGVERIVYTSSVATLKVTPSGASADESSPLTAEQAIGVYKRSKVLAERAVERMIADDRLPAVIVNPSTPIGPRDVKPTPTGRIIVEAALGKIPAFVDTGLNLVHVDDVALGHLLALERGRIGERYILGGENLPLQTMLADIAQLTGRKPPTIALPRWPLYPIALGAEAVAKLTKREPFVTVDGLRMSKNKMYFTSAKAERELGYRARPYREGIRDALDWFRQAGYLR from the coding sequence ATGACTGACACACAACGCGATCTCGTTCTGGTGACCGGCGCATCCGGTTTTGTCGGCTCCGCCGTCGCGCGCGCCGCGCGGCGGCAAGGCTACCGGGTGCGCGTGCTCGTGCGGCAGACCAGCCCGCGCACGAACGTCGCGGATCTCGACGCCGAGATCGCGACGGGCGACATGCGCGACGAGGCGTCGATGCGCGCCGCGCTGCGCGGCGTGCGCTACCTGCTGCACGTCGCCGCCGACTACCGGCTGTGGGCGCCCGATCCGCTCGAGATCGAGCGCGCGAATCTCGAAGGCGCGGTCGCCACGATGCGCGCGGCGCTCGCCGAGGGCGTCGAGCGGATCGTCTACACGAGCAGCGTCGCGACGCTGAAGGTGACGCCGTCGGGCGCCTCGGCCGACGAATCGTCGCCGCTCACGGCCGAGCAGGCGATCGGCGTGTACAAGCGCAGCAAGGTGCTCGCCGAGCGCGCGGTCGAGCGGATGATCGCCGACGACAGGCTGCCCGCGGTGATCGTCAATCCGTCGACGCCGATCGGCCCGCGCGACGTGAAGCCGACGCCGACCGGCCGGATCATCGTCGAAGCCGCGCTCGGCAAGATTCCGGCGTTCGTCGACACGGGGCTGAACCTCGTGCACGTCGACGACGTCGCGCTTGGCCACCTGCTCGCGCTCGAGCGCGGGCGGATCGGCGAGCGCTACATCCTCGGCGGCGAGAACCTGCCGCTGCAGACGATGCTCGCGGACATCGCGCAATTGACGGGCCGCAAGCCGCCGACGATCGCGCTGCCGCGCTGGCCGCTGTATCCGATCGCGCTCGGCGCGGAGGCGGTGGCGAAGCTGACGAAGCGCGAGCCGTTCGTGACGGTCGACGGGCTCAGGATGTCGAAGAACAAGATGTATTTCACGTCGGCGAAGGCCGAGCGCGAGCTCGGCTATCGCGCGCGGCCGTACCGCGAAGGCATTCGCGACGCGCTCGACTGGTTCCGGCAGGCGGGATACCTGCGCTGA
- a CDS encoding glycosyltransferase, with protein sequence MTLIVVFLLSCLSLAIWLVLLFGRGGFWRARPARRLPPDARGAAAAAGWPAVAAVVPARNEADVIGEAVQSLVGQAYEGAFHLIVVDDHSTDGTAAAARAAAAAVGRADRLTVLAAQPLPAGWSGKVWAQSQGIAAVRSLGLPADYLLLTDADIGHPEDAVAQLVARAQAERRDLVSLMVRLRCDSFWEKALIPAFVFFFAKLYPFSWVNDPRNRTAGAAGGCMLVRRDALEEAGGIESIRGALIDDCSLAAQIKHRGAGRHPIRLDLADRSVSLRPYDSWRDIWNMIARTAFTQLRYSPVLLLGTLVGMTIIYLVPPAAALAYGARAWPAWLAWASMCTAYAPMLGYYRRSPWWAPALPLVALFYVGATVASAVRYWRGKGGQWKARVQAPVQDR encoded by the coding sequence ATGACGCTCATCGTCGTGTTTCTGCTGTCGTGCCTGTCGCTCGCGATCTGGCTGGTGCTGCTGTTCGGGCGCGGCGGCTTCTGGCGCGCGCGCCCCGCGCGGCGGCTGCCGCCCGACGCGCGTGGCGCGGCCGCCGCTGCCGGCTGGCCGGCCGTCGCAGCCGTCGTGCCCGCCCGCAACGAGGCCGACGTGATCGGCGAGGCCGTCCAGTCGCTGGTTGGCCAGGCGTACGAAGGCGCGTTCCACCTGATCGTCGTCGACGACCACAGCACCGACGGCACCGCCGCGGCCGCGCGCGCGGCCGCGGCGGCCGTCGGCCGCGCCGACCGGCTGACCGTGCTCGCCGCGCAGCCGCTGCCCGCCGGCTGGTCGGGCAAGGTGTGGGCGCAGTCGCAGGGGATCGCCGCGGTGCGCTCGCTCGGGCTGCCCGCTGACTACCTGCTGCTGACGGACGCCGACATCGGCCATCCGGAGGACGCGGTCGCGCAGCTCGTCGCGCGCGCGCAGGCCGAGCGGCGCGACCTCGTATCGCTGATGGTGCGGCTGCGCTGCGATTCGTTCTGGGAAAAGGCGCTGATTCCGGCGTTCGTGTTCTTCTTCGCGAAGCTCTACCCGTTCTCGTGGGTCAACGATCCGCGCAACCGGACGGCGGGCGCGGCGGGCGGCTGCATGCTCGTGCGCCGCGACGCGCTCGAGGAGGCGGGCGGCATCGAATCGATCCGCGGCGCGCTGATCGACGATTGCAGCCTCGCCGCGCAGATCAAGCACCGAGGCGCCGGCCGTCACCCGATCCGGCTGGATCTTGCCGATCGCAGCGTGTCCTTGCGGCCGTACGATAGCTGGCGCGACATCTGGAACATGATCGCGCGCACCGCGTTCACGCAGCTCCGGTATTCGCCGGTGCTGCTGCTCGGCACGCTCGTCGGGATGACGATCATCTATCTGGTGCCGCCCGCGGCGGCGCTCGCGTACGGCGCGCGCGCGTGGCCGGCGTGGCTTGCGTGGGCGTCGATGTGCACCGCGTATGCGCCGATGCTCGGCTACTACCGCCGCTCGCCGTGGTGGGCGCCGGCGCTGCCGCTCGTCGCGCTGTTCTACGTCGGTGCGACGGTCGCGTCGGCCGTGCGCTACTGGCGCGGCAAGGGCGGACAGTGGAAGGCGCGCGTGCAGGCGCCGGTGCAGGATCGTTGA
- a CDS encoding YbdD/YjiX family protein, with protein sequence MFSDLGGELRTAGRYLGQALRLMVGLPDYDGYVAHMRATHPDRPVMTYEEFFRERQNARYGSGAGKCC encoded by the coding sequence ATGTTCTCCGATCTCGGCGGCGAATTGCGCACCGCGGGCCGGTATCTGGGGCAGGCGTTGCGGCTGATGGTCGGCCTGCCCGACTACGACGGCTATGTCGCGCACATGCGCGCGACGCATCCCGATCGTCCGGTGATGACGTACGAGGAGTTCTTCCGCGAGCGGCAGAACGCGCGATACGGCTCGGGAGCGGGAAAGTGCTGCTGA
- a CDS encoding LysR family transcriptional regulator, whose amino-acid sequence MAPDLNLLIALDALLEEGSVVGAARRMNLSPPAMSRTLARIRETVGDPIFVQAGRKMVPTPRALKLRGVVRETVERASQLLAPSAEVDLRTLDKQFSVRANDIFVGMHSSRLLEEMARGMPRAMVRFMPEEDDVDDDALRSGRIDLFISASRRLGPEIRVQPLFTTKFVGLARNDHPIFDDDITPERFAHWPHIGVSRRGKSSGPIDTALAERSLERHVLLVLPTPYAAVFALQESDLLLPLPEHLALGAVQAGLGVRTFELPVSLETVLITQAWHPRFQSDPAHQWLRRVVRGLCTGTTALQLAHA is encoded by the coding sequence ATGGCACCCGATCTGAATCTGCTGATTGCGCTCGACGCGCTGCTCGAAGAAGGCAGCGTCGTTGGCGCCGCGCGCCGCATGAACCTCAGCCCGCCCGCGATGAGCCGCACGCTCGCGCGCATTCGCGAGACGGTCGGCGATCCGATCTTCGTCCAGGCCGGCCGCAAGATGGTGCCGACGCCGCGCGCGCTCAAGCTGCGCGGCGTCGTGCGCGAGACGGTCGAGCGCGCGTCGCAACTGCTCGCGCCGAGCGCCGAGGTCGATCTGCGCACGCTCGACAAGCAGTTCAGCGTGCGCGCGAACGACATCTTCGTCGGCATGCACAGCAGCCGGCTGCTCGAGGAGATGGCGCGCGGGATGCCGCGCGCGATGGTGCGCTTCATGCCCGAGGAGGACGACGTCGACGACGACGCGCTGCGCAGCGGCCGCATCGACCTGTTCATCAGCGCATCGCGCCGCCTCGGTCCGGAGATCCGCGTGCAGCCGCTCTTCACGACGAAGTTCGTCGGGCTCGCGCGCAACGATCATCCGATCTTCGACGACGACATCACGCCCGAACGCTTTGCGCACTGGCCGCATATCGGCGTGTCGCGGCGCGGCAAGTCGTCCGGGCCGATCGACACCGCGCTCGCCGAGCGCAGCCTCGAACGGCACGTGCTGCTGGTCCTGCCGACGCCGTATGCGGCCGTGTTCGCGCTGCAGGAGTCGGACCTGCTGCTGCCGCTGCCCGAGCATCTCGCGCTCGGCGCGGTGCAAGCGGGGCTCGGCGTGCGCACGTTCGAGCTGCCGGTGTCGCTCGAAACGGTGCTGATCACGCAGGCGTGGCATCCGCGCTTCCAGAGCGATCCCGCGCATCAATGGCTACGCCGCGTCGTGCGCGGATTGTGCACGGGCACGACCGCATTGCAGCTCGCGCACGCATGA